From the bacterium genome, the window GCTCGAAGGCGCGCTGTACATTCCTCTCGCCGAGTCGCGTGGGTGACCGTCACGGCGCTCACGGGAGTTCGAGTTCTGGACCTCGCGGATGAATCGGCCGCGTTCGCGACGCGTATCCTGGCGGATCTAGGTGCGGACGTCATCAAAGTGGAACCGCCCGGCGGAAGTCGCACGCGCAGCCGCGCGCCTTTTCTAGACGGTATTCCCGGCCCGGAGCGCAGCTTCTTTCATTTGTACCACGATGCGAACAAGCGCTCTGTCGTGATCGATCGCGCCAGTGATGCCGGCGAAGCCCAGTTTCGAAATCTCGTGTGTTCAGCTGATGTTCTCGTGGAGACGGCGGCGCCCGCGCAGCGGGACGAGTTGCGCCTCGAATCTGAGCGGCTTCGCTCCTGGAATCCCCGACTGATTCACGCTTCCGTTCCCGCTTTTGCATCGGACGGAGAGTGGGCCGACTGGCGTGGAAACGATCTGATTGCGGGTGCGGCCAGCGGACTGGTCTGGGTATCCGGTGACGTGCGATCCGCGCCGCTGCAGGGCTCGGCTCGACCTGCATACGCGATGGCCAGTCTGGCGGCTGCGACGGGGGTGATGGTGGCTCTCTCCAGTCGCGATCGATCTTCGAGTTGCGGAGCTCACTTCGAAGTTTCCTTGCAGGAGGCCGCCTGCATGGCCGCGATCCAGACGGCGACGCCAACCTTCTGGTCGTGGTTCGGTCGGGTTCCCGGACGTCCGGGGCTTTCCAATGCGCTGCGCTGCAAGGACGGCGGTTACGTAGGCGTGTTGATCCGGCCGGCGGGATTCGAACTCTTTCTCGACTGGGTCGAAGAAGCCGGCATCGAAACCACACTCACTCCAGAAGATGCCCACTATGCAGAGACCGGCGCGCCCAGGCGCGGCAATCCCGTTTCGGCTGCAACTCTGGAACTCGCCGCACGCTACGGGAGAGACGCATTCGCGGAGCGCGCAGGGCGTGCGCAGATCGTATGTCTGCCGATCCTCGATTTTCCGAGCATGGAGACGCATCCCCACTATCAGGCGAACGAACAGTTTCTCGAGGTCGAGCACGCTTCACTCGGCCGGACGCTCGGCTTTCCGCGCAGCCCGGTCGACGCAATGGAACAGGATGTAGACCTCGGCCGTGCACCCCTTCTCGACGAGCACGGCCCGGAGATCGCGAGGGAACTCGCCTCGCTCAAAACGGGGTCTGCCGAGCCGCAGCCTGAACCACCGCGGTCCGCTGAGCCGGGTCCGAGGTTTGATCCCCTGCGGGCCCTCGCCGGAGTTCGCGTCGTCGACTTCTGCTGGGTACTCGCAGGACCGATCGGAACTCGACTGCTCGCTAGTTTCGGCGCCGATGTGATTCGCGTCGAGTCGACTCGCCACGCCGATGGAATGCGGTTTTCGGCGGGGCCTGATGGGAAACCCGACGCCACTCTGGGCGGTCTGTTCAATACCGCCAATGCCGGGAAACGTTCACTCAGCATCGATCTGTCGACGGAGCGGGGTCGAGAAGTCGTGCGCCGTCTGGTGGCCGGGGCGGATGTCGTTACCAACAACTATCGGCCGGGCGCCCTCGAGCGCATGGGTTTCGGTTATGAGTCCCTGTGCCAGATTCGACCGGACATCATTCTCTTGAACCTTCCGGGTACGCACAAAGACGGACCGTGGCGCGATCGACCGACCATGGGAAACGTCGTGATGGCCGCTTCGGGGTTCAACACTCTCATGGGCTTTCCCGACGAACGGCCCCGCGGTATCGGCGTTGCGTATCCGGACTTCACTTCACCCTACCTATTGGCCACGACCGTGATGGCGGCCTTGCGTCAGCGCGAACGCACCGGAAAGGGTCAGGAACTCGATCTATCCCAGCTATCGGCGACCATCTCCTTGCTGGGTGCGGAGTGGATGCAGTACCGCGCCACCGGCGTCCAGCCACCACCCGCTGCCAATCGAGATGCGAACTACTGTCCCCATGGCGTGTATCCGACACGCGGGGAAGATGAGTGGTGTGCGGTTGCGATCGAGGACGATGCTGCCTGGACTCGACTCTGCACCCAGATGAACCGATCTGAACTGTCGACCGATCCCCGGTTTGCCACGCATTTTGCCCGCAAGGCCAACGAGGATGAACTCGATGAGATCGTCCGCCGTTTCAGCGAGGGCCTGGACCGCTGGGAACTCGCCGCGCGCCTGCAAGCCGACGGAATCGCCGCATCTCCTGTCGAGAATCTCCGCGATACCTTCGAGCGCGACCCGCAATTGCGCCCGCACTACCAGATCGTGCGACAACCCGTAGCGCCTGAACTCGACATCCCCATCGATCGCGATGCGATCCGTTTTGACGGTGTCGACCAGCGCTTGACTCGCGCGCCCATGCTGGGAGAGCACAACGAGGCGGTCTTGTGTGACCTTCTGGACATGAGCGACGAGGAGTACCAGCAGTTGCGGGTCGATGGGGTGCTCGTCTAGCCCGCGCGGAATGGACTTGCACGGGGGCGGTGAAAGCGAGATCCTTCCAACGCGAGAACGCGCACGCGAAGGAGGTTCCATGAGTCTTTTGGCACGAATTTCTACAGCCCGAGCGGCGATGAAGGAACTTGCGGAGGATCCGGAGAAGACCGAGAAGGTCTTCGTCATCGTCGAGGCCCTCTCTGGAAAGAACTCGCAACGCCTGTTGCGCAGTATCAGGCAGGATCCTGCGGGTATACGTCTGCTTCGCGAACGTCCCGTCTTCGATACTTCGACGTGCGATCTCGACGACCTGCTCGCGCTTCCGGCTGGAAGTTTTGGGCGTACCTTCGCAGAGTGGATGACGTTGAACGGATTCGAACCGGGATTGATGGAGAGGAAGTCATCCGCACCCGATCCCGAGGTCGCCTATCTTTCCCAACGACTCACTCAGGTACACGATTTCTGGCACGTGCTCACCGGCTACAATCGCGACCCGGTTGGCGAGCTCGGCGTTCTGGCTTTTGGCTGGGCGCAGATGCACAGCCTGGGCATCGGTTACCTGCTCGGGACGATTCTCATGCGCAGCACTCGCGCAACCTGGTCTGAGGGCAAGCTCGTGAGTCCACTTCTTCCCTTCATGTGGCGCGCCTATCGGGCCGGACGACGCGCACGCTTCCTGGCTCCACTGGTCCTGGAGGATCTGTTCGAGATGCCACTCGACGAAGCCCGGGGGCTGCTCGGAGTCGAACCGCTGCGGGAATCAATCTCGGCCGAAGCGCTACCGCCGATCGCGGCCCCGCTGGCTGCCGGAGCGTAGGGCCGGGGACGGTCTTCTTTGCGCGAGTATTGGATGTGTGAGATCCCGGAGTGAGTGAGCGTCCGCGAATCCTGTTCGTCGACGACGAATCTCATGTACTGGAAGGCTTGAAGCGAAATCTCCGCTCGCTGCGCGATGAGTGGGAAATGGAGTTCTTCGATGCGGCCCCCGACGCCCTGAGTCAGGTCGAAAGGGCCGGAGCCTGCGTCGTCGTGACCGACTGGATGATGCCCGGCATGGACGGTGTATCGCTCATCGAACGGCTGGTGGAGTACCGCCGCGAGAGCAATGAAAGCTGTTATGTGATCCTTCTGACCGGACGCAGCGATACCAGTTCCGTGGTCGAAGCGCTGGAAATTGGTGCGGACGACTACATTGCCAAGCCGTTTGAGCTGCGCGAAGTCATCGCCCGAATCCGAGTGGGGCTTCGCGTGGTTCAACTCGAACGGGCGCTAAGGGAAAAGAACGACCAGCTCCGACACCTGAGCCTCGTGGATCCCCTGACGGCTTTGTTCAATCGCCGTCGGGCGGATGAAGTCCTGGCGGCTGAGTACGAGCGGATGCAACGCGGCATCAGCCACTTTGGAATCGTGCTATTCGATCTGGATCACTTCAAATCGATCAACGATCGATTCGGACACGAAACCGGAGACCTCGTACTGAAGCAGGTCGCGGACTGCCTGAAAGCAGACGTCCGTCCCTATGACTCTGTCGTGCGCTGGGGCGGTGAAGAGATCCTCATCATCTGCCCGGAACTGATGGGAGAGAGGTTATTGCACGTTGCGGATCGGCACCGCCTGGCGATCGAGAACCTCTCGATCGCGACCGCACCTTCGTCGCAACACCCTTCCTCTCCGGTTCCCGTGACCGTGAGCGGTGGGTTTGCGGACACGCGCTTCTCTGGCGCGAATTCCGTCGAGGAACTCGTCGCACTCGCCGACGCCGCGCTCTACCGGGCCAAGGATTCCGGCCGCAATCGGGTGCTAGCCGCGCAGCTGGCCGAGGCCAGGCGCTAGCCTGCATTTCTTGCTCGGGCGATCAAGCGACGAAGCATTCCGCAACAATGGAGGAGTGAAATGGAGCCCGCCGAAAAACTGGCCATCTTTGCCGCGGGGATCTTCTTTCTCAACGCTCTTTTCTGCGGAGTGTGGAAGTACGCGCAGATCCGCAAGAGCGCCGACGGGCGAGCGCATCCCTATGTCGACACCGCTCACCGCGCATCTCTCCTCTACAGCTTTGCCTCGCTCTTACTCGCCCGCTTCGTGGAGGTTTCTGAATACTCCGCGACGCTCGAGTTGGTCGCTACGGGTTTCCCTCTGCTCTTCTTCGCACTGGCCATAGCGAACTACATGCTTCACGGAGCGTTGCGCGACACGGACAATGTCTTCGATTCCAGCCAGGTTCAGGCGGGGAAGGGCGCTTCCGAGTTCACCGTCATCGCCTTCATGTCGGCGCTGATCGTCGCCGAAATTGGCGGTTTCCTGGTTCTCTTCTGGGGGTTTGCGAGCGCGCAGCTCTTCTAGCTGGAGACCGCTGCTTTCGCTCTACCAGGTAAGTTCGCGCAGCATCCGATGGAGTTCTTCCTTCGGGTGTTTCCAGTTCTTCCGAAGTCAGCGCGACTTCTTTGCGGGAGGCTTCCTACGGGCTCGACGGTACGCGCAGGCGCGTACCGTACTGCATCGCCAGAAGGATCTCATCGGGGGGCAGACAGCGGGGAAAGCGCACACCACTGATCCGTGCGCCGTGAATGCTGGCACCATCGAGGTCGGCGTGAAACAGGTCGAGGCCCCGCATGTCTGCGTTGCGCATATAGGATCCGCGCAAGTTCGCATGCGAGAGATCTACCCCGCGCAGGTCGATGCTGCGGAGATCGACGTTCTCCAGATCCGGTTGCTCTTCTCCGGCGAGGCGGTTGAACTCGTCGATCTTGCCATCGACCAGGAGCAGGCGGGTTTCCGAGTTGGTGATCAGACTCATTTCAGGCTCCTCCCTCTTGGGATATCGGGCCTGGGCGGCCCACCCTTGAGACGGGCATCCCGAACCCGTGGTCCGAAGAATGGGTGGGGTGCGGATGGAGGCGGGACGGTTCAGGCTGGCTGGATGAAGTGCCCGAGCACTTCGCGAAGCTTCGCGGTATCGATCGGCTTCGAGAGGTAATGGTCCATGCCCGCGGCGAGGCAGTTTTCTCTATCTCCCTGCATGGCAGCTGCGGTCAAGGCAACGATCGGGATGTGAACTCCTGCCGGTCCTGTGACCGGATGAGCCTCGATGCTTTGAATCCGTCCAATTCCGGCATCTGGCAGTCCATCAATACAAGGTCGTGGGGAACGGATTTCACCGCCTTCACGGCTTCTCGGCCGCTGGATACCGCGTCGGTCTGGCAACCGAGGTTGGCCACGAGGGCGGTCGCTGCCTTCCGATTCACTCTGTCGCCATCCACGACCAACACTCGACCGTCGAAGCGGAGCGGGGCAGTGTCGCGGGAGCCCTTGACGGTCTGGGTGAAGTCCCGTTGTTCATCGCTCAACTCGGTCCCCATGAGCAGGTCCGTCATTCCGATCACGCCGTTCCTCGGTGTGCGATTTTCATGGCTCATACTCGCCAGGAACCCGCCCTTGGCCACGCTGCTGGCCTCCGCCTTCTTCAGGACTTCATCGAAGTACAGGGCGCGTCCTCGCAGAGCCGCAATTTCCTCCTGTCGTTCCTTCAATCATCCAGAGGAGCTCTGCAGATGGGAATCGTCCGGATCGTCCTTCCCGATGTCTCGTTCTTGGGCTCGGGTTAGAATCGCGGCTCGAGTTTCACGTCGATTCCACAACGCAGTGAGGGCTGATTTGGCTGTCTCGATTTTCAATCTCATGAATCCCGAGTTCCTGGCGAGTGAGCCGGACTGCAGCGAGATTCGTTTTACCATGCGACCGGACTTCATGATTCCCGCGGGTGTGGTTCAGGGTGGTATCGTCGCGACGATGCTCGACATGGCCATGGCGACAGCGGTCAACGGCGGGCTTTCCACGGCTTCGTTTCACTTCGAAATCATGCGACCCGTACGCGAGCGGGAAGTGACGGTGAAGGGTCGCATCGTGCGCAAGGGGCGCCGCATCATCTTTGCAGAGGCCGAGATGACCAATGATGAAGGTGCGTTACTGGCGCGAGGAACACAGACAGCGGTGCCTGTCGGTTGAACGCTCGGATTGACGAGAAGGGGGAATAAAGTGCCTGCACAGCCAACGCGACGGGTCGTCACAGGAAATGATGCAAATGGAAGATCCGTCTTCGTCCACGACGGCCCGACTCCGGGCCAACTCGATCTCGGACTCGCGATCGACGATGAAATCTGGATCGACGACCCCGCAAATCCCGATCCCCAGGCCAGGATCGATCCCGCACAGGCGCAGAAGTTTCGCCTTGAACCGCCGTCGGGCGGCTCGGTCGTGCGTGTCTTTACGTTTCTACCCGCCGGCCATGAACCCACGGATCGAGATGAATTCGCAGAACTCGTGGCGCGGGCGGCCGCGCGTTTCGATACCGGCGGGGTGATGGAAGAAGACAGCCCCGGGATGCACACCACGAAGACCATCGACTACGGCATCGTGCTGTCCGGTGAGGTTTTCCTGGAACTCGACGAAGGCGAAGCCCATCTCCGTGCGGGCGATGTGGTCGTGCAGCGCGGTACTCGCCACGCCTGGCACAATCGAGGCACGGAACCCTGTAGGATTGCGTTCATCCTGATCGGTAGTTCGAACTACCGCTGAACGACTCCCGGCCCGCTCCTCGCATTCTTGGAGCGGCCAGATCGAAAAACGCCTTCGAGTGGGGTGCCCGATCGGAGTTAAACGCAGCACCCCGCTCCGATCAGGAAGCCTTCTTCTTGGAGCCATTCTTGCGGGCCCTCTTGGCAGCTCTGTCCTTGCGCTTTGCCTTCCTGGCCTTCTTCTTGGCGTACTCTTGCTTGGCGCTCTTTTTGGCTGCTGAATCTCTCGACTTTGCCTTCGAGGCCGCCTTGTCGGCCTTGATGGCAGCTTCGGCCGCTATTTTCGCGGCGAGTCGAGCCGTCTTGGCGGCCTTCTTTGCCTTCCGGACGGCCTTTTCCGCCGCTGCAAGCAAATCGTTCGCGTTGCTATTCGCGACGACATTGGCGTCGGAATCGAGGACCATCAGGCGTCCTGTTTTCTTCCTTTTGTCCAATGACCCCTCCTGGTTTCCGTCCCGCTCAACCAACTCCCACGATGGCGGGTTTGAGGATGTGTTCATCCCGTTCGTAGAGACGGTTCGCTGGGCCCACGATCAACGGATCGGGTGGTTGAACGATTTCTTCGTCTTTGTCGGGATAGTCGAGGCTGCTGAGCATGTGTCGCATGCAGTTCACACGCGCTCGCTTCTTGTCGTCGGACTTGATGACGGCCCAGGGGGCGTCCGCAGTGTCGGTGTAGAAGAACATGGCTTCTTTGGCCTCTGTGTACTCCTCCCATTTGCCAAAGGACTGGATGTCGATCGGACTCAGCTTCCACTGCTTGAGGAGATCCTTCTTGCGCGAACGGAAGCGCCGCGCCTGTTCCTCGCGGCTGACCGAGAACCAGTACTTGAACAAGTGGATGCCATCGTTCACGAGCATGCGCTCGAGTTGCGGAGCCTGGCGCATGAACTCGAGATACTCGGCGGAACTGCAGAAACCCATCACCCTTTCCACCCCGGCCCGGTTGTACCAGGAGCGGTCGAAGAGCGCGATTTCTCCGGAAGTGGGAAGACACATCACATAGCGCTGAAAGAACCACTCACCGCGTTCTCTTTCACTCGGTTTCTCGAGTGCGTGCACGTGGGCACCGCGCGGATTCAGATGCTCCATGAAACGCTTGATCGTTCCACCTTTACCCGCCGCATCCCGACCTTCAAAAATCGCGACCACCCGCTGACCGCTCTCTTTGACCCAGTTCTGCATCTTGAGCAGCTCGATCTGGAGCAGGTGCTTGTTGGTCTCGTAATCATCGAGATCCATCTTCTTCCGGTACGGATAGGTATCGCTCAGGAAGTCCGACTTGGCCGCGCGCAAGACCTGCCCACCCGGCCGCTTCCTGTTCCGGTTTCGGCTCTTTTTCTTCGGCTTTTTCGCCACGGTGTTCCTTGTTCCAATTGGTGCGGAGCCTGGGAAAGGCGCCACTGGGAAGCTGAATCGATATCCATCAAGCCCGCAGGAATTGTGCCAGTCAGCAGGCCACGGGGGGCTCCATTCTCGCCCGGTACGGGGCCGTTCGCCTCAATCGGGCTTGGGAATGGGGATTTCTGTCTCTGTTCGGTGCGGACACCGGCCCCCGGTTCACGAGCGCTTCCGGTATGCCGATACGAGGCGCGTGGATCTCCACGGGCGAGGGGATCTGCCCCGAAAACCGACTCTCCCGAGGGAATGCCGGAAGAGTCGAAACAGGCACCTGCGGGCCGAGGTCATCGCGATGAAAGTACTGCTGGCCGACGGCTCGAGATCACACCTCGAGCACACCAAGTCCCTGGTGGAGAGCTGGGGTTTCGAAACGGTTGCAGCCGTGGATGGCGAATCGGCTCTCGAGGCGTTTCGTCGCGACTACTCTTTGCAACTGGCGATCATCGACAGGAAAATGCCAATCCTGGACGGCTTGCAGGTGATCGATCAGGTCAAACGTTCCGGGCGTTTCGTGTTCGCAGTCATGTTGACGGAGGAGACGGAAAAGGCAGACCTCGACCGGGCGTTTGCGGCAGGAGCAGACGACTACATCAACAAACCGTTTCGACCCGCCGAACTGCGCGCCCGTCTCGTGTCTGGTCAACGTCTGGTGGAAACCCAGATGCAGCTCGTGCATGCGCAAAAACTGGAAGCGATTGGCCAGCTGGCTGCGGGAATCGCGCACGAGATCAATACCCCGGCCCAGTATGTGGGGGATAACCTGGCGTTTCTCCAGCAGTCCTTCAGCGCACTTCTGGAATTGCTCGGCACCTACCGTGCGCTGCAAGCAGCTGCCGAGGCTGGCAACGTCTCGGCCGAACTGGTCGCCAAGGTGGCCGAGGCCGCCGAGGCGGCCGACATCGAGTTCCTGGAGGAAGAGATTCCCCGGGCACTCCTGCAATCGCGAGAGGGTATCAGTCGGGTCGCGAAGATCGTCCGGGCGATGAAGGAGTTTTCTCATCCCGGACTGGCGAAAAAACAACCGCTGGATCTGAACCGGGCGATCGAGAGTACGGCTACCGTGGCGCGAAACGAGTGGAAATACGTTGCGGAACTGGAAATGGAATTCGACCCGAACCTGCCACCGGTTCCCTGTCTGGCTGGGGAGTTCAACCAGGTGGTGTTGAACATTCTGGTCAATGCCGCCCAGGCGATTTCCGAAGGCTCGGACGGTCGTGAGAAGGGCCTGATCCGCATTCGGACGAACCGAGAGGGCGATGAATGGGTCGTACTCGAGGTCTCGGACGACGGGCCGGGGATGCCGGAAGAGATTCGGATCAAGGTCTTCGATCCCTTTTTCACGACCAAGGAAGTGGGCAAGGGTACGGGGCAAGGACTGGCGATTGCACGTTCCGTCGTCGTGGACAAGCACGGCGGCACGATCGAAGTGCAGAGTGCCGTTGGCCAGGGGAGCACCTTCCGCATTCGCCTGCCGCTTGGCGTTGAGGAGAACGCGGGGAGCGTCGATTGAGCCGCATTCTCTTTGTCGACGATGATCAGAGCATCCTCGACGGGTTGCGGCGAATGCTGCGTTCGCATCGCGAGGAATGGGAAATGGTTTTTGCGGGGAGTGGCCGCGAGGCACTCGAAGCTGCCGAGGCGTCTCCGTTCGACGTGCTCGTGACCGACATGAAGATGCCCGGCATGGACGGCACTGAGTTGCTCAAGTGTTTCCAGTCGCGATTTCCTGAGACCGTGCGCTTCGTACTCTCTGGCCATGCCGAACTCGAGAGCGTCATGCGAACCGTTCCGGTCGCCCATCAGTTCCTGACCAAGCCCTGCGATGCCGAGGTGCTCAAGGATGCCGTGACCCGGGCGTGCGAGCTGCGTTCTCTGCTCCGCAACGAGAGTGCAAAGCAGGTCGTCGGGACGCTGGACAGCCTGCCTTCGCGGCCAGAGACCTATGCGGCGATCCTGGAAGCGATCGCGGATCCGAACGCCGAAATGCAGCCGATCGTGGAGATCCTGAAATCCGATGTCGCGATGTCGGCGAAACTTCTGCAACTGGTGAATTCGGCCTTTTTTGGGCTCCCGCAACGCGTCGCAGATATCGGTCAAGCCACGATGTTTCTCGGACTCAATATGCTCCGAGATCTCGTACTCTCGATCGAAGTCTTCCAGCCGCCTCCCAATGCGACGGCTGCAATGGAGCATTTTCTTGCCGATCTCCAGGCGCGCTCGATGTGGACCGGACACATCGCCTCGCGGATGTTCGATGACAAGCAGATCGGCAATCAGGCGTTTACTGCCGGAATGCTTCACGACATCGGCCTGCTGGTCATGGCTACACAGCTCCCGGAAGTTCTTTCCGAAGCCATCGAAAAGTCATGCAGGATCGGCCAACCGCTGTACGTCGTTGAAGAAGAACTCAACGGTGTGAGCCATGCCGAGATCGGTGCGTATTTGTTAGGCGTCTGGGGGCTGCCTTACCCGATTCTCGAAACCGCCGCCTATCACCACCGGCCGATGGATCTTCCCCAGAGGGCTTTTGGCGAGCTCGCAGCCGTACACGTGGCGAGTTCCCTGGTGGACGCGAGAATTGGTGCGGTTGGCGAGAGTCCACGAGGCCCGATCAACCTCGCCTATCTCGACTCCCTGGGCGTTCGCGACCAGCTCGAAGATTGGGAAGCTCTGGTAGACCGGGAAATGGACTTCGTCGGAGGGGCCTAGTCTGCTGGGGCGATGTCCAGGTGCGTTGAATCGTCAGGAACCCGAGCGTCGGGGTGCCTTTTCTGCGAATCCCGCGATCCGCTTCACCAGATCGCCGAACAACTGAACGGGCAGGTCGTGTCCCATGCCTGGGATTTCCCAGAACTCGGCACCGGGGATGGCAGCGGCCGTGTCCCGGCCACCCTCCACGTGGACCAGCGGATCGTCACTTCCGTGGATCACCAGCGTGGGTACGTCTAGCTCGCGCAGCGCATCGCGACGATCTCCATGGGCCATGATCGCCGCCATCTGGCGCGCCGTGCCCTGAGGGTGGAAGGCCCGGTCGTAGTCGCGGGCCGTGTTCGCCCGCGCGCTCGCTTCATCCGAAGGAAAGCCCGGGCTGCCGATCACTGCGCGGCCCCGCAGACCGTTTTCGATCGCTTCGTCGCGCGTCTTCGGCGGCGGACCGGTGAGTACGGCCATCGCTTCGGGGGACGCCGGAGGAACCTCCGGATTTCCCGTGGTCGACATGATCGAGGTCATGCTGAGCACGCGGGCCGGATGGCGGATGGCCAGGGTCTGAACCAGCATGCCGCCCATCGACGCACCGCAGATATGTGCGCGTTCGATGCCGAGCGCATCGAGCAATCCCGCCGCATCGTCCGCCATATCGTCCAGGGTGTACGGGACCTCCGGGGTCTCGCCCGTGGCCATCGCAGTCATCATAGACAGGATGTCCGGGGCGCCGTGTTCGTCGAACCAGGTCGACAGGCCCACATCGCGATTGTCGAAGCGGATCACGTGATGGCCCTTGTCGGCCAGCATCCCACAGAAGTCGGGATCCCAGAGGGTGAGCTGGGCCCCCAGGCCCATCACCAAAAGGAGGGCCGGGTTCTCCCGACGCCCGAAGGTTTCGTATTCGATCGTGATTCCGTTGGAAGCTGTGTTGGGCATGAGTGGAATGCTATCATCGACGCTACGAAGCAGTAAATCGAGAAGTAAACCGGATAGGCAGGACAAGGCGATAGAGGGGCGATTTCTTGACGCTGTTCTCCGATCCGGAATCATCGACCGACGATCTCAAGCTTCTGGCCATCGGTGACGTTCACCTCGGGACGCGCCCTTCGAGTCTACCCGAGGGCCTCTCCGATCTCGGAGTCGATCCCCGCGCTCTCACGCCGGAAGCCGCGCTACTGGCGGCGGTTGATAGCGCCGTCGAGGAGCGCGTCGACGCAGTGCTGTTTGCCGGAGATGTCGTCGAAGATACGAACGCTCGTTTCGAAGCTCTTCGGCCGCTCGAACAGGCGGTCCGCCGCCTGCTCGCGGCCAACATCCCGGTGCTGGGCGTGGTCGGCAACCACGACGTGGAGGCTCTGCCCCGTCTCGCGGGCATGATCGAGGGTCTGGAACTTCTGGGAGAACGGGGCCGCTGGCAGTCGCGCGTGATCGACAAGGACGGTCGGCCTGCACTCGAGGTTCTGGGCTGGTCCTTTCCCGAAAAACATGTGCGCAGCAGTCCTGTCGCCGATCTCCTGCGCAAGCCGATGGCGCCTGTGCATCCGGGGATTCCGCGCATCGGTCTGCTTCACGGCGATCTGGATGCTTCGGGTGGAAGCTATGCACCCTTCACCCGTCGTGAACTCGCCGACGCGGGCCTCGATGCCTGGCTGCTGGGACATATCCACAAGCCTTCGTTGTCCGGGGCGGCCGGCACCGGTGAG encodes:
- a CDS encoding alpha/beta fold hydrolase codes for the protein MPNTASNGITIEYETFGRRENPALLLVMGLGAQLTLWDPDFCGMLADKGHHVIRFDNRDVGLSTWFDEHGAPDILSMMTAMATGETPEVPYTLDDMADDAAGLLDALGIERAHICGASMGGMLVQTLAIRHPARVLSMTSIMSTTGNPEVPPASPEAMAVLTGPPPKTRDEAIENGLRGRAVIGSPGFPSDEASARANTARDYDRAFHPQGTARQMAAIMAHGDRRDALRELDVPTLVIHGSDDPLVHVEGGRDTAAAIPGAEFWEIPGMGHDLPVQLFGDLVKRIAGFAEKAPRRSGS